The following coding sequences lie in one Prionailurus viverrinus isolate Anna chromosome X, UM_Priviv_1.0, whole genome shotgun sequence genomic window:
- the DNAAF6 gene encoding dynein axonemal assembly factor 6 has protein sequence MEPENMESENTETENMETENMESENMEIETISSVSALQALSKLLYPEEDDFEAGQPNCSSAFGAMGPGNIGPPRIEELKVIPQNSDENVEDIWNPEEVPEGAEHHDTWDVREIPEYEIIFKQQVGTEDMFLGFSRKDSSTACCEDLVVKIKLPNTNPSEIQIDIQEMILDLRTPNKKLLITLPHPVECNSAKAFYILETETLEVALTMKRDLDFINFF, from the exons ATGGAACCTGAAAATATGGAGTCTGAAAATACAGAAACCGAAAATATGGAAACTGAAAACATGGAATCTGAAAACATGGAAATTGAAACCATTTCTTCAGTTTCAGCCCTGCAAGCTCTCTCTAAGCTACTTTATCCTGAAGAGGATGATTTTGAGGCTGGACAG ccAAATTGTTCATCTGCTTTTGGAGCCATGGGTCCTGGGAATATTGGACCACCAAGAATAGAAGAGCTCAAAG TCATCCCTCAAAACAGTGATGAAAATGTCGAGGATATCTGGAATCCAGAGGAAGTTCCAGAGGGAGCAGAGCACCATGACACGTGGGATGTTAGAGAAATACCAGA GTATGAGATTATATTCAAACAGCAGGTGGGAACTGAGGATATGTTCCTAGGATTTTCGAGAAAAGACTCTTCAACAGCATGTTGTGAAGATCTAGTG gtTAAAATTAAACTGCCGAATACAAACccttctgaaattcaaattgatATCCAGGAAATGATCCTTGACCTTCGCACTCCTAATAA gaaGCTGTTGATAACCCTTCCCCACCCTGTGGAATGCAACAGTGCCAAAGCTTTCTATATCCTGGAGACTGAGACTCTTGAAGTCGCCCTAACAATGAAAAGAGACTTGGATTTCATTAACTTCTTCTGA